A window of Silurus meridionalis isolate SWU-2019-XX chromosome 4, ASM1480568v1, whole genome shotgun sequence contains these coding sequences:
- the LOC124383792 gene encoding mannan-binding lectin serine protease 2-like, whose translation MMMIFSVHLLLLLLLLPQLVYSQAQGWVNSTDHPLAYPNSSKMNWTRCASPGFTVSLNLIHLDLENSTNCEHDALMIFSGNELIKSLCGTLSFMEMQSSINPKLHSAPGGCLSIYFYSDDSFPQVHTGFNAFHQIQDIDECESQSNPCSHLCSNFIGGFRCRCPHGYLLNHNNHTCDVMKCGQPKRLVNGHVKFVKGSKNEYLSIIQYHCNEPFYISKEKQNGNYTCSASQKWRSTGNNILPSCHYVCGQQRFGFGRIWGGKEAPSGSFPWQVHLLNDINRGGGFIIGEKWLMTAAHNMVNYGTTFRTPKEEIKVYAGHNNLDQLGSFIALNISSVYVHANYTTDYDNDIALIKLTSPITFNMKIRPVCLPPKHVDLSNREGSVSGYGVTERYDVSKNLLYVDLHTVTQIQCRSSFNDLRKKSSDIPHVTDNMFCAGAVGGGKDSCTGDSGSAFVVHENGVYCAAGIVSWGPKYCGRNGTYGVYTYVPRYLDWINKIMTLIYSLLIYPLLISLFLKTAIMDFNVKLIWIFLIFMNMQKLRFVFTSVMYGEVHSPNYPEHYLAPLDEHWDLEVPPGYHIQLNFNYLKIKPSQDCRNDSLTITYNKTEMKYCGDEDLENQHHPGNLPINIPDTKLKLSLLTNEVNHGPMLPIGFSAFYHAKDVNECKKDAPCTQICINTMGSFICACHYGFKLDADQRTCLRVQCESPKNTNSRIIPVRPTYYYRDVITAQCDIGYKIIIKGEEFSNYTFDCQINGQWSLPVQCQIVHCKSPPPLLNGEVKLISGANNQYRSVMKWQCNRPYIVPDTYKATYTCNADKKWKDDQNNVMPVSPKCVLECGHPVVGLERQKRVIGGHRAPQGAFPWHAYINHNHGGGAVIAKKWILTSASVLMIKNKIIDHKLMKIYVAVRNIQNSQFLPLEIKSLHIHPLYDNADGKHYDNDVALIELEKPILYNADVMPLCLPPQGAEFTPGLTGWVSGFGETAKMKLSRYLRYTSLPLVDNQTCQNFIDNFKIPVALTDNMFCAGVPEGGKDACNGDGGGPLVTKKNGVFWATGIVSWGSECGKPGKYGVYTLVSKYINWINNTMSEN comes from the exons atgatgatgatattcAG tgttcacctgctgctgctgctgctgctgctgcctcaACTAGTATATTCACAAGCTCAGGGATGGGTAAACTCTACTGATCATCCACTGGCATATCCCAATAGCAGCAAAATGAACTGGACTCGCTGTGCTTCTCCAGGATTTACTGTATCTCTAAACCTCATTCACCTGGACCTGGAGAACAGTACAAACTGTGAACATGATGCTCTCATG ATATTCAGTGGCAATGAGCTGATCAAGTCTTTGTGTGGCACCCTGTCCTTTATGGAGATGCAGTCTTCTATTAATCCTAAACTTCACTCTGCTCCTGGAGgttgtttatccatttatttttattcagatgACTCATTTCCACAGGTTCATACTGGATTTAATGCCTTTCACCAAATACAAG ACATTGATGAATGTGAAAGCCAGAGTAATCCATGCAGCCACCTCTGCAGCAACTTCATTGGAGGATTTCGCTGCAGATGTCCACATGGATATCTTCTTAACCACAACAACCACACCTGTGATG TAATGAAATGTGGGCAACCAAAACGCTTGGTGAACGGACATGTGAAATTTGTTAAAGGCTCTAAAAATGAATACCTGTCCATCATTCAGTACCACTGCAATGAACCATTTTACATTTCCAAGGAAAAACAGAATG GAAACTATACATGTAGTGCTAGCCAAAAATGGAGGTCAACTGGCAACAATATCCTTCCTTCGTGTCATTATG tatgtGGTCAACAAAGGTTTGGTTTTGGCAGAATATGGGGAGGAAAAGAGGCACCCTCTGGTTCATTTCCCTGGCAGGTTCACCTTCTTAATGATATAAATAGGGGAGGAGGATTTATTATTGGAGAAAAATGGTTAATGACTGCAGCGCACAATATGGTCAACTACGGTACTACATTTCGTACACCAAAGGAAGAAATTAAG GTATATGCTGGGCATAATAATTTAGACCAACTGGGAAGTTTTATCGCCCTTAATATTTCATCCGTTTATGTGCATGCAAACTACACTACAGATTATGACAACGATATTGCCCTAATTAAACTCACATCACCCATCACATTCAATATGAAAATCAGACCAGTTTGTCTACCACCAAAACATGTTGATCTGAGCAATCGTGAAGG GTCGGTGTCTGGTTATGGAGTAACTGAACGTTATGATGTTTCCAAAAATTTATTGTATGTTGATCTTCATACTGTAACGCAAATCCAATGCAGAAGTTCCTTTAatgatttaagaaaaaaatcttcagaCATTCCTCATGTTACAGACAATATGTTTTGTGCTGGAGCTGTGGGGGGTGGAAAGGACTCATGCACTGGTGACAGTGGGTCAGCATTTGTTGTACATGAAAATGGTGTATATTGTGCAGCAGGTATTGTTAGCTGGGGTCCGAAATACTGTGGCAGAAATGGCACATATGGAGTGTATACCTATGTACCACGTTATCTTGACTGGATAAACAAGATTATGA CTCTTATTTACTCATTACTCATTTATCCATTACTTATTAGCTTGTTTTTAAAGACTGCAATAATGGACTTCAATGTGAAACTAATATG GATTTTTCTAATCTTCATGAACATGCAAAAATTACGTTTTGTATTCACGTCAGTTATGTATGGTGAGGTACACTCTCCTAATTACCCTGAACATTATTTGGCTCCTCTTGATGAACACTGGGATCTGGAGGTGCCTCCTGGATATCATATTCAACTCAATTTCAACTATCTCAAAATCAAGCCATCACAAGACTGCAGGAATGATTCTCTCACg aTAACATATAACAAGACAGAAATGAAGTACTGTGGTGACGAGGATTTAGAGAACCAACATCATCCAGGAAACCTTCCCATCAATATACCTGACACTAAATTAAAGCTCTCACTTCTTACAAATGAAGTGAACCATGGGCCTATGCTACCTATTGGCTTCTCTGCATTTTACCATGCTAAAG ATGTAAATGAGTGTAAAAAAGATGCTCCTTGCACTCAAATCTGCATCAACACCATGGGTTCATTCATTTGTGCTTGTCATTATGGCTTCAAGTTGGATGCTGATCAACGCACATGTCTTC GGGTACAGTGCGAGTCtccaaaaaatacaaacagcaGAATTATACCAGTACGTCCCACATACTACTACAGAGATGTGATCACTGCGCAGTGTGACATAGGCTACAAAATCATTATA AAAGGGGAAGAGTTCAGTAATTACACATTTGACTGCCAGATTAATGGCCAATGGAGTTTACCTGTTCAGTGCCAAA TTGTACATTGTAAAAGCCCACCACCCTTATTAAATGGAGAAGTGAAATTAATATCTGGAGCTAACAATCAATATCGATCTGTTATGAAGTGGCAATGCAACAGGCCATACATTGTTCCTGACACATACAAAG CAACCTACACCTGCAATGCAGATAAGAAATGGAAAGATGACCAAAACAATGTCATGCCTGTGTCTCCGAAATGTGTCTTGG AGTGTGGGCACCCAGTGGTCGGCCTGGAACGTCAAAAGAGGGTAATAGGTGGCCATCGTGCTCCACAGGGAGCATTTCCCTGGCATGCCTATATAAACCACAATCATGGTGGAGGTGCTGTCATAGCAAAGAAATGGATCTTGACTTCAGCAAGTGTTCTAATGATCAAAAACAAGATTATTGACCACAAGTTAATGAAG ATATATGTTGCAGTCAGAAATATACAAAACTCTCAATTCTTACCTTTAGAAATCAAATCTTTACACATCCACCCCTTGTATGATAACGCAGATGGTAAACACTATGACAATGATGTTGCACTGATTGAACTGGAGAAGCCCATTTTGTACAATGCTGATGTTATGCCATTGTGTTTGCCTCCACAAGGAGCTGAATTTACACCTGGTCTTACTGG GTGGGTTTCTGGATTTGGTGAGACAGCCAAAATGAAATTATCCAGGTATCTCAGGTATACATCCCTTCCTCTTGTGGACAACCAGACATGCCAAAATTTCATTGACAATTTTAAGATCCCAGTGGCATTGACAGACAACATGTTTTGTGCTGGTGTACCTGAAGGTGGAAAAGATGCATGTAATGGAGATGGTGGAGGGCCACTTGTTACAAAAAAGAATGGTGTGTTCTGGGCGACAGGTATTGTTAGTTGGGGCAGTGAATGTGGCAAACCAGGCAAATATGGAGTGTACACTCTGGtgtcaaaatatataaactggATAAATAACACCATGAGTGAAAACTAA